AGGTGACATCGGCCCAGGTCGCGCGCAGATACGCCGTGTTGCCGAGCACGTAGGCGGTGTAGCGTGAGCGCATCAGTTCCATTGCGTTGCCCGCCGGTGCACGGCCTTCTATGAAGCGTCCGCAACATTCGGCATATTGAGGCGGGCGTTTTTTAACAGCGCTGTTCCCTTCCGGTAATGCGCCGCCGCAAGGGCATTCCACGGCTTCCTTCATACCCTTCATACCTCGACGCCTGGCATCTCGATGTGCCGCGGCTGCGCCTTCACACGCGCAAGCCAGGCGCGAATGGCCGGATACCGGCCGAGATCGAGGTTGGCTTCATCGGCGACATGGGTGTACGCGTAGAGCGCAATATCCGCGATGGTGTATTGCTCATCGACGAAATACGTCCGCGTCGCGAGGTGCGTCTCCATCACGTCCAGCGCGCGATATGAACCAGCGGTTTTCTCGGGCAGACGAGGATCGTCAGGGTGTTTGACGAACTGAAGAATGAAGCGCGCAACCGCGACATTGGGCTCGTGACTGTATTGCTCGAAAAACATCCATTGCAGCACGCGCGCCCGCGAAAGACGGTCCGTGGGCAGCAGCGGCGTGCCTTCGGCGAGGTAAAACAGGATCGCGTCCGACTCGAACAGGCACGTGTGCTCGTCGATCTGCAGCACCGGCACCTTGCCGTTTGGATTCAACTGACGAAACGCCTCGGTGCGCGTGGCGCCGTTCATCATGTCTACTTCATGCCAGACATACGGCCGGTTCAGTTGCTCGAGTGCAAGCCGGACCTTGTAGCAATTCCCCGACGACGCCACGCCATGTACTTGATACGCCACTTCGTGTCCTTTTCGTTTGATTGAAGCACTCACTTCGGAAACCGTACTAATCTACGGCACTCACCACGTGAGCGGCGTACCGTCGTACTGCACGAATGAGCCGTTGAATTTTTTGGGATTCGCGGCGGCCGCTGCGATCACCGCGCGCATTCCGGAAATGCTGTGCGCCGGTTCGATAGCCGCCGACGAGCCGCCCATCTCGGTGCGCACCCAGCCAGGATGCAACGCGATGCACGTCGAGCCGCGCGCTTCCAGCGACGCCGCCTTCAACGCCGCATTCACCGCGGCTTTGCTCGCACGATACAGCCAGCCCGCAGTCCCGTTCATCTCCGCGATACCGCCCATCTTGCTCGACAGCACAGCGAGCACGCCATGCGCGGCGTCGGTGAGCGGCAGGAGGAGGGGCAGCAGTTGCATCGGGCCACGGACGTTGGTGTGCATGACGTGATCGAAATCTTCCGACAGCACGGTTTCCACATGTTCGGTGCGTGGACCATATACACCCGACACGATGATCGCTACATCCAGTTTCTCGCCATCGAGTTGCCAGCCGAGTGCCGCGATCTGTTCGGCTTGCGTCGTGTCGACCGGGAAGGTTTTTGCGCCCATGGCTTCGAGTGCTTTCAACGACGCTTCGCCGCGAGCGGTGGCGAGCACGCGCCAGCCGTCGCGACAATATCCTCGCGCGAATTCGTGGCCGAGCCCGCGCGATGCACCCACGATCAATACAGTTTTCATAGTGTTCCCCTGCACGATGCTCTAAACCAGCTCAATCCCCATCGCCGTCGCTTCCCCTCCGCCGATACACAAGCTCGCCACGCCGCGTTTCAATCCGCGCTGACGCAACGCGCCGATCAAGGTCACGAGAATCCGCGCGCCCGATGCACCAATCGGATGTCCCAGCGCGCAAGCGCCGCCGTTGACGTTGACCTTGTCGTGCGGCAAATCGTGTTCCCGCATGGCGGCCATCGCGACGACGGCAAACGCTTCGTTGATCTCGAACAAATCGACTTCGTTTGCACGCCAGCCGTTCTTATCGAGCAGCTTGCGGATCGCACCGACAGGCGCGGTCGTGAACAACGCTGGTTCCTGCGCGAAGGTACTGTGCCCGACGACCCGCGCGAGCGGCGTGACACCGAGCCGCTTTGCTGTGGATGCCCGCATCATGACGAGTGCGGCGGCGCCATCGGAGATAGACGATGCATTGGCAGCCGTCACCGTGCCGTCTTTCGCGAACGCGGGTTTGAGCGTAGAAATCTTGTCGATATTCGCCTTGAACGGCTGTTCGTCGTGGTCAATAACGGTATCGCCCTTGCGACCCGCCACGGTGACCGGTGCAATTTCCCAATCGAACGAACCGTCCTCATTCGCCCGCTTCGCACGGCGCAGCGACTCCACCGCAAACGCGTCCTGCGCTTCCCGCGAAAACTTGTACGACCCGGCGCATTGCTCCGCGAACGCACCCATCAGCCGGCCTTTTTCATACGCGTCTTCAAGGCCATCGAGGAACATATGATCGAGCACCTGACCGTGGCCCATGCGCATGCCGCCACGCGCCTTCGGCAGCAAATACGGCGCGTTGGTCATGCTCTCCATCCCGCCCGCGACAATCACGTCCGCCGATCCGGCCAGCAGCATGTCGTGCGCGAACATGGCGGCGCGCATACCCGAGCCGCACATCTTGTTGACCGTGGTGCTGCCAACGGATAGCGGCAGGCCTGCGCCAAGCGCGGCTTGCCGCGCGGGCGCCTGGCCGAGTCCGGCGGGCAGCACGCAGCCCATCACGGCTTCTTCGATCTGCTCGGGCTTCAGCCCGGCGCGTTCAACCGCGGCGCGGATTGCCACCGAGCCGAGTTGCGGCGCTGTCACCGTGGCGAAGTCGCCTTGAAAAGCGGCCATCGGCGTGCGTACTGCCGACACGATCACCACCGGATCAGTTACGAAATCAGTCATGTTTCAGCTCCTTGATCACACCTTTCACAATAGCGGGGATATCGCCGAGACGAGCGGCATCGGAGGCGAGCACATCGTTGTCCGATGAATGCGCGCCACCGCGCGCCAGCGAAGCGATGCATTGCCGATAGGTCGGTTCAACTTCTTCCGACCCGCTGATCATCATGCCCATGTTGCGCACGCGGCCGTCATGCACGCCGTAGGTCCAGCCGTGCACCGTGATCTCCTGACCACGTGCCCACGCATCGCGCAGGATGGTCGTATGGCACACGTTCATTGTCTGTTCGATCGTGTTCAGCTCCACCAGCCGACGATTGCGCGCGACGCCCATCGGCCATTCTTCGAGCAGCGCGGCGTGTTTGTCGCGCACGTCTTCCACGTGCCGCAGCCAGTTATCGGCCAGGCCCACGCGCCGGCCCAGGAGCGCCGCGCCCACGCCGGAACAGCCGTAGTGCCCGACCACCATGATGTGCTTGACCTTCAGCAGGTCGACGGCGAACTGGATCACGGACAAGCAGTTGAGGTCCGAGTGAACGACCACGTTCGCGATGTTCCTGTGCACGAACACCTCACCCGGCGGCAAGCCAATAATCTGGTTGGCCGGCACGCGCGAGTCCGAGCATCCGATCCACAGATACTCCGGCGCTTGCTGATCCGCGAGGCGGGAGAAATA
This window of the Caballeronia sp. SBC1 genome carries:
- a CDS encoding acetyl-CoA C-acetyltransferase, giving the protein MTDFVTDPVVIVSAVRTPMAAFQGDFATVTAPQLGSVAIRAAVERAGLKPEQIEEAVMGCVLPAGLGQAPARQAALGAGLPLSVGSTTVNKMCGSGMRAAMFAHDMLLAGSADVIVAGGMESMTNAPYLLPKARGGMRMGHGQVLDHMFLDGLEDAYEKGRLMGAFAEQCAGSYKFSREAQDAFAVESLRRAKRANEDGSFDWEIAPVTVAGRKGDTVIDHDEQPFKANIDKISTLKPAFAKDGTVTAANASSISDGAAALVMMRASTAKRLGVTPLARVVGHSTFAQEPALFTTAPVGAIRKLLDKNGWRANEVDLFEINEAFAVVAMAAMREHDLPHDKVNVNGGACALGHPIGASGARILVTLIGALRQRGLKRGVASLCIGGGEATAMGIELV
- a CDS encoding SDR family oxidoreductase yields the protein MKTVLIVGASRGLGHEFARGYCRDGWRVLATARGEASLKALEAMGAKTFPVDTTQAEQIAALGWQLDGEKLDVAIIVSGVYGPRTEHVETVLSEDFDHVMHTNVRGPMQLLPLLLPLTDAAHGVLAVLSSKMGGIAEMNGTAGWLYRASKAAVNAALKAASLEARGSTCIALHPGWVRTEMGGSSAAIEPAHSISGMRAVIAAAAANPKKFNGSFVQYDGTPLTW
- a CDS encoding glutathione S-transferase family protein — encoded protein: MAYQVHGVASSGNCYKVRLALEQLNRPYVWHEVDMMNGATRTEAFRQLNPNGKVPVLQIDEHTCLFESDAILFYLAEGTPLLPTDRLSRARVLQWMFFEQYSHEPNVAVARFILQFVKHPDDPRLPEKTAGSYRALDVMETHLATRTYFVDEQYTIADIALYAYTHVADEANLDLGRYPAIRAWLARVKAQPRHIEMPGVEV
- a CDS encoding YchJ family metal-binding protein, which encodes MKEAVECPCGGALPEGNSAVKKRPPQYAECCGRFIEGRAPAGNAMELMRSRYTAYVLGNTAYLRATWADVTCPRDLETSADAATRWLGLQIKRHTPVDTDHAEVEFVARYKLGGRAFRLHETSRFERDAAGLWRYVDGDVRD
- the can gene encoding carbonate dehydratase — protein: MSNIDNPESHDNNPLSHLFDNNLKWVDRKLSEDAEYFSRLADQQAPEYLWIGCSDSRVPANQIIGLPPGEVFVHRNIANVVVHSDLNCLSVIQFAVDLLKVKHIMVVGHYGCSGVGAALLGRRVGLADNWLRHVEDVRDKHAALLEEWPMGVARNRRLVELNTIEQTMNVCHTTILRDAWARGQEITVHGWTYGVHDGRVRNMGMMISGSEEVEPTYRQCIASLARGGAHSSDNDVLASDAARLGDIPAIVKGVIKELKHD